The DNA segment AAGCAAGGATTCGGCAAGGATGTCCATGGTAGGTCTATGGTATGTCCATGGTAGGTCTATGGTATGTCACAGGAAACCTAGGGCGGACCTTAGGGAAACCTTAGGAGGAGCTAGGGAGAACCCTAGGCGGAGCTTAGGATATGCCTATGATTTGTCATGGGGAACAGACGCACCGCGCCCACATGAGCTCATTTCTGTTCCACCGAGCGGCAATGATTATAAGCCCGAACACAGCTTATCAACCAGGTCGTGGAGGAAGATGAAGAAGTCCATCTTGGTGGCACTTCTGGTTTTCATGTCAATGTTCACAGTGGTAATGATCCTTCCAGAGACAGCAAGGGCGACCACGCTCTACGTCGGCGGGGCGGGTCCAGGGAACCACACCACGATTCAGGGAGCCGTGGATGCAGCGATTCCCGGGGATACAGTGTATGTCTACAATGGGACTTACCACGAGCATGTTGCCCTGGACAAGACCTTGTCGCTGGTCGGGGAGGACAGGAACGCGACAGTACTAGACGGGAGCGGGACCGGCGTTCCCCTCAACGTAACCGCTGACTGGGTGAACGTGACAGGATTCAACTTCACGAACAGCGGAACTGATTGGGAGGACGCGGGTCTGGAGCTCTATTCCGCGCATAACTGCAATATCTCTTACAACATCTTCCAGGACTCTATGGAGCACATAGGTCTCCTGCTTTCCGACAACAACACGATCATACACAATGAAGTTCTGGGCCCCTTCAACGGGATCGTAGTCTCCCGGTCCTCGGACAACACGATCGTGAGGAACACTGTCTACTCGAACGGCAACATGGGCATTTCCGTCTCACGGGGAGACAACAATACGGTCTCGAATAACACAGTGGTCGGCAACGATGATGGAATCATGCTTGGTGGGTGGGCCAACCATACGCTCGTTGCTGACAATAACATCTCTTTGAACGGAAGGTACGGTCTCGCGCTGTGGGGCGCAAGTCACAGTACGGTCCACAACAACACCATGCTCCGAAATGGTTGGGGCACATACCGTTACGGAATCTATCTGTGGTTTGCGGACAACAATACCATCTCGCGCAATGAGGTTCATGAGAGCGCGTCCATGAACATCTACCTGAACTACTCCAACAACAACACCGTGGTGGATAACAACGTATCAGACAGCCACTATGGCATATTCCTCCATGATTCTGATGGCAACAACATCGTGCGCACGAAGGCCCTCGCCAACACTAATGCTGGCTTCTATCTCTCGTGGCAGTCCGACCACAACACCATATCGGACGGCGAAGCCTCAGGTAATGTCTTTGGGATCTACCTCGCGAGTGCGGACTTCAACACCATCAGCGACTCCAGGACGTCTGACAACGAGGCTGGCATCCACTTGGATGTCTCGGATTCCAATCTTATTTCGAATTGCACAGTCCTGAGCAACGGCGGAGGCATCAGTATCCTCGACTCCTACAACACGACAATCTGGGGAAGTAACGTCTCGCTCAGTGACAGGGCAGGGTTTTACGTGACGTCCTCCAACAACACATTCATCTCGAACAGCACGGTCCTTCTGAACGGAGACAATGGCATTGGAGTTTACTTCTCGGGGGACAGTTGGATTAGGAATAACTCACTCAGCTCCAATTGGGGGTTCGGAATCGGACTCTCTAGCTCGGAGCGCGTCGTGATCCATGACAACGTGCTTATTCATGACGGCATAGGCATCGGCGGAAACAGAATCTCAGATTTCAACTCCCACGTCATAAGCACGACCAATACGGCCAATGGCAAGCCGATTCGCTACTGGAAGAACATCACAGGAGGCATCGTTCCAGCGGATGCAGGCCAGGTCATTCTCGCGAACTGCACAGGTGTCCTGGTGGAGAACCAGAACATCAGTGACGCCGACACAGGCATTCAGCTAGGTGTCTCCTTCGGGAACATTGTCCGTGCCAACAACGTCTCTTCCAATGACTGGGACGGTGTGAGTCTCACTTACTCCAACTCGAATTTCGTCGGGAGCAACACCGCTCATGGGAATAGGCAAGGCCTGCGTTTGCACCATTCCGACGGGAACAATGTCAGCAACAACAACGCATCGTGGAACAACTGGTCTGGGATTCGTTTGGATAGGTCCGACGCCAATGGCCTTTCGTCGAACAACTTCTCGTTCAATGACGTCGGGATGAATCTCTACCGGTCCAGTGCAGAAATCATCTCGGACAATGTGATGTTCGACGACGGGATTCTCATCTGGGGAAGCTCGAGGGAGCACTGGAACACACATGACATCGACACCACCAATACGGTCAACGGGAGCCCTGTTTACTATCTGAAGAATGTGACAGGGGGATCGGTTCCATCTGATGGCGGTGAGGTCATTCTCGCCAACTGCTCCAATGTCAGCGTCAGTGGGCAGAGTGTGAATAACGGATCGGTGGGCATTCTCATGGGCTTCTCGGAGTACAACGACATTTCGGGAAACACGGCGTCGTCCAACGAAGTATATGGCATCCAAATGTACGCTTCAAATCACAACACGCTCAGCGACAACAACGTCTCCTACAATCAGTGGGGGATTCATCTCTATTCATCGACTCAGAATACCATCGCCAGAAACGAGGTATACCGGAATGAAATGGGAATGGCAATTCGAGCGGACTCCAACAACAACACAGTCGACCTCAATATAGTCTCGGAGAGTCAGCAATACGGTATCGGAACGAGCTACTCTCCGGACAACATCATTGTTGGCAATGACGTGTTGCGCAACCGCCAAGGCATATCGATTTCCGTGTCGAGTGGCACAAGAATCTACCACAACAACATCATTGACAACACTTTCCAGGGGGGAGACAACACTGACTCGAATCAGTGGGATGATGGCTATCCTTCTGGCGGAAATCACTGGAGTGATTACGCTGGAGTGGATGTGATGAGCGGTCCCGATCAGGACCAGCCCGGTAGCGATGGAATCGGGGACACGCCGTACAACGTGGATGCTGATACCCAAGATCGGTATCCCCTGATGGACCCCTTCGGAGTGCCCAGGACAAGACCGCCGAAGGTCCTGGACGCGGTTCTGAGTGGAGCAGACTTCGAGAATGTCACGATCTCCTGGTCGCTATCTCCCGACGATGGTCTGGGTCTGAACTCCGTTGTCGGATACCAGATTCTCAGAAACACGACGTACGACCGCAGTGGTCTCGGCTATCAGTTGATTTCCACCCTACCCAATGGAACCAATTCCTACGTTGACACCTTTGCCGGAGAGGGTGACCCCAATGATTACTTCTACATCATATGCGCGCTGGACGCGAACAACACGACCTCATGCTCCGAGGATCAGGCGGGGAAGTTCACCCGTCCACTGATGACGGGTCCAAATCTCGCATCCATCCCTCTTATGCAGTCGGACACGGATGTGGAGAATGTCCTCCAGACCGCAACGTTCGACATGGCCTGGACATACCGGCCCTACGATCCGAATGACAAGTGGAAATACTACATGCCCTTCAAGCCGTACAAGGGGGATCTGAGCTGGCTGAACCACTTCCAGGGGTTCTGGATCAACGCGACCGAGGAATGCAATCTCACGGTGGCTGGACTGGTTCCGCTCAGGACGAGCATCCAGCTCTTCAGCGGGTGGAATCTCGTGTCCTTCCCGTCCTTCAACGGTTCGTTCAC comes from the Candidatus Thermoplasmatota archaeon genome and includes:
- a CDS encoding right-handed parallel beta-helix repeat-containing protein, with protein sequence MKKSILVALLVFMSMFTVVMILPETARATTLYVGGAGPGNHTTIQGAVDAAIPGDTVYVYNGTYHEHVALDKTLSLVGEDRNATVLDGSGTGVPLNVTADWVNVTGFNFTNSGTDWEDAGLELYSAHNCNISYNIFQDSMEHIGLLLSDNNTIIHNEVLGPFNGIVVSRSSDNTIVRNTVYSNGNMGISVSRGDNNTVSNNTVVGNDDGIMLGGWANHTLVADNNISLNGRYGLALWGASHSTVHNNTMLRNGWGTYRYGIYLWFADNNTISRNEVHESASMNIYLNYSNNNTVVDNNVSDSHYGIFLHDSDGNNIVRTKALANTNAGFYLSWQSDHNTISDGEASGNVFGIYLASADFNTISDSRTSDNEAGIHLDVSDSNLISNCTVLSNGGGISILDSYNTTIWGSNVSLSDRAGFYVTSSNNTFISNSTVLLNGDNGIGVYFSGDSWIRNNSLSSNWGFGIGLSSSERVVIHDNVLIHDGIGIGGNRISDFNSHVISTTNTANGKPIRYWKNITGGIVPADAGQVILANCTGVLVENQNISDADTGIQLGVSFGNIVRANNVSSNDWDGVSLTYSNSNFVGSNTAHGNRQGLRLHHSDGNNVSNNNASWNNWSGIRLDRSDANGLSSNNFSFNDVGMNLYRSSAEIISDNVMFDDGILIWGSSREHWNTHDIDTTNTVNGSPVYYLKNVTGGSVPSDGGEVILANCSNVSVSGQSVNNGSVGILMGFSEYNDISGNTASSNEVYGIQMYASNHNTLSDNNVSYNQWGIHLYSSTQNTIARNEVYRNEMGMAIRADSNNNTVDLNIVSESQQYGIGTSYSPDNIIVGNDVLRNRQGISISVSSGTRIYHNNIIDNTFQGGDNTDSNQWDDGYPSGGNHWSDYAGVDVMSGPDQDQPGSDGIGDTPYNVDADTQDRYPLMDPFGVPRTRPPKVLDAVLSGADFENVTISWSLSPDDGLGLNSVVGYQILRNTTYDRSGLGYQLISTLPNGTNSYVDTFAGEGDPNDYFYIICALDANNTTSCSEDQAGKFTRPLMTGPNLASIPLMQSDTDVENVLQTATFDMAWTYRPYDPNDKWKYYMPFKPYKGDLSWLNHFQGFWINATEECNLTVAGLVPLRTSIQLFSGWNLVSFPSFNGSFTVTDLKAATPVERVEMYNPASPPHYLRVALDSDVLGTGEAYWVKASWDAIWIVEAA